In Rhodoligotrophos appendicifer, the sequence GAGGAAAAGCGCAGCCTCATTGAGAGCCAGCTCAAGGAACTTCTGGTCAATGACCGGTCGGGAATCGTCGTCGGAAAGCGTGACGAGATGGGCATGTCGCTCCTGCCGAGCACCGGCACTCTGTCGAGCCGCGTCATCGCTCTAGCCATCGGAAAAGAACTCGCAAAGCTCGGGCAGACGGGTCCCTTCGTGGCGAAGCTTCAAGAGATGGAAGCCCGGGAGAACGCCAAGGTTATCCCGCTCTCGCCAATGGACCGCAAACCGTCCTTCTGCTCCGGCTGTCCCCATAACCGCTCCACCGTCGTGCCGGAAGGGAGCCGCGGCGGAGCAGGCACCGGCTGCAACTACATGGCCATGTGGATGGATCGCGGCAGCGTCGGCTATACGCAGATGGGCGCGGATGGCGTGAACTGGATTGGCGAGGCGCCATTCAGCCATCGTACCCATGTTTTCCAGAACATGGGAGACGGCACCTATACCCATTCAGGGCTGCTGGCCATCCGTGCTGCGGTAGCGGCCGGCGTGAACATCACCTTCAAGATCCTGTTCAACGGTGTGGTCGCCATGACTGGCGGTCAGCCGCATGACTTTGCGCTGACCGTACCGGTCATCCTGAAGCAGGTCTTGGCGGAGGGGGTGCAGCGTGCCATCGTTGTGGCCGACGACCCGGACCGGCATGCCGACGAGGAGTTGCCCGAGGGCGTGCGCGTGCACCACCGCAATGATCTCGACCATGTGCAACGCGAGTTGCGCGGCGTTCCTGGTGTCACCGTCCTTGTCTACGACCAGATGTGCGCAACCGAGAAGCGACGCCGACGGAAGCGTGGCCTCATGGAGGATCCCACGAAGCGCGTCTTCATTAATCATGCGGTTTGCGAGGGTTGCGGCGATTGCGGGGCCAAGTCGAGCTGTGTGTCGATCCTGCCCCGCGAAACAGCGCTGGGCCGCAAGCGCGAGATCGATCAGTTCTCCTGCAACAAGGATTACTCGTGCATCGAGGGTTTTTGCCCAAGCTTCGTCACTATTCATGGCGGGACACTGCGCAAGCCGGAGACCAAGACACTCGCCGGCTCGGCCTCCCTTCCAGATCCAATCCTGCCTTCATTGGCAGAGCCCTTCAACATTGTCATGGCGGGAGTCGGTGGAACCGGGGTCATCACTCTTGCCGCCATTCTCGGTATGGCAGCCCATCTCGAGGGCAAAGGTTGCGCCACATTGGACATGATGGGTCTTGCGCAAAAGGGAGGGGCCGTTACCTCCCATGTCCGCATCAGCGCCTCGCCCGAGACCTCACCTGCCGCCCGCATCGGTGTCGAGCAAGCAGACATTCTGCTCGGATTTGATCTCCTGGCGGCGATCGGCGAAGAAGCGATCTCGACAATCCGCTTTGGCAAAACTCAGATCATCGCCAACACGGCCGAGGTCATGCCCGGCGACTTCGCCCGGCAACCAGACCTGGCCTTTCCCACGCGCTCTGTTCGGCAGAGACTCGAGGCTGCGGCGGGAACGAGCCAAGTCAGCTATCTCGACGCCACCACTCTGGCGACTGAGGCGGCGGGCGACGCCCTTGCCGCCAATGCCTGGCTCGTCGGTTTCGCCTTCCAGAAAGGATTGATCCCCCTTTCGATGACGGCGCTTGAGCGGGCGTTCGAACTCAATGGCGCTGCTGTCGAAATGAACAAGGCCGCCCTCCAAGCGGGTCGGGGCGCCGCTCTGGGAGAGGCCAATCCCAAGGTCGCCTCCCGGTCTGCGCCGACGGAGGATCTGTCGTCGCTCGATGCCTTGATCGCCCATCGAAGCCGCTTGCTGAAGGCCTATCAGAACCGGCGCTATGCCCGTCGCTTTGAGACCTTCGTCGAACAGGTGCGGGCTGCCGACACACAAGCGTTCGGCGAGGCCGGCGCCTTTACCCGGGCTGTCGTTCAATCGCTCTCCAAGCTGATGGCGTACAAAGACGAATATGAGGTGGGCCGGCTGTTCTCAGACGGGAGCTTCGAGGAGGATCTGCGTCAGCGGTTCACCGGCGATTTCACCCTGCACTACCATCTCGCACCGCCACTGTTCGCCAA encodes:
- a CDS encoding indolepyruvate ferredoxin oxidoreductase family protein, with translation MALRQVSLSDRYELREGQIFLSGVQALVRLPMMQIDADRAQGRNTAGYVTGYPGSPLASLDVQLRQAKDVLASRGVTFQPGLNEDLALTAIWGSQQGEARGDSRYDGVCSYWYGKGAGLDRSGDALRHGNLAGSSPKGGVLLLVGDDHRAESSSVAHYSEYTMLDFMIPLLNPADVAELIEYGLYGIALSRFSGSWAALKCTHDVVESAASISVDDRLRSYVTPLDFELPPGGLNLRYPDTPLGQEARLHNHKIPAMLAFQRANPLDRIVWGKGERRLGIVTTGKTTLDVVEALEEIGIGAEEAATFGIHLYKVAMTWPLEPWGVKAFCRDMERIFVVEEKRSLIESQLKELLVNDRSGIVVGKRDEMGMSLLPSTGTLSSRVIALAIGKELAKLGQTGPFVAKLQEMEARENAKVIPLSPMDRKPSFCSGCPHNRSTVVPEGSRGGAGTGCNYMAMWMDRGSVGYTQMGADGVNWIGEAPFSHRTHVFQNMGDGTYTHSGLLAIRAAVAAGVNITFKILFNGVVAMTGGQPHDFALTVPVILKQVLAEGVQRAIVVADDPDRHADEELPEGVRVHHRNDLDHVQRELRGVPGVTVLVYDQMCATEKRRRRKRGLMEDPTKRVFINHAVCEGCGDCGAKSSCVSILPRETALGRKREIDQFSCNKDYSCIEGFCPSFVTIHGGTLRKPETKTLAGSASLPDPILPSLAEPFNIVMAGVGGTGVITLAAILGMAAHLEGKGCATLDMMGLAQKGGAVTSHVRISASPETSPAARIGVEQADILLGFDLLAAIGEEAISTIRFGKTQIIANTAEVMPGDFARQPDLAFPTRSVRQRLEAAAGTSQVSYLDATTLATEAAGDALAANAWLVGFAFQKGLIPLSMTALERAFELNGAAVEMNKAALQAGRGAALGEANPKVASRSAPTEDLSSLDALIAHRSRLLKAYQNRRYARRFETFVEQVRAADTQAFGEAGAFTRAVVQSLSKLMAYKDEYEVGRLFSDGSFEEDLRQRFTGDFTLHYHLAPPLFAKRDPVTGHLKKKEYGPWVARAFGVLASFRFVRGSVLDPFGHSEERRMERRMIEDYRTEIEQLVPKLTADTYETAVAIASLPMDIRGFGHVKEANQARVEQRRQALHAALDAPQCLIAAE